The following DNA comes from Methanobrevibacter olleyae.
TTTTTTCATTGTTCTTTTAATTAATTTAAATTAAATTTACTTTATATGTGATTTTATGATTGAATGTAGAAATATTTCTAAAGGCAAAGCAGAAGGGGAATTAATTGTATCTAGTGAAGCTATTAGTTTTTTAGGTGGAGTAGACCCTGAAACTGGTCTAGTCATTGATTCTAATCATGAACTAAAAGGCCAATCTATTAAAGATAAAGTGCTTTTTATTCCAGGAGGAAAAGGTTCTACAGTAGGATCTTATGTAATATTCCAGATGATGAAGAACAATACTGCACCACGAGCTATTATTTGCTTAAAAGCAGAACCTATTATAGCAACAGGAGCTATAATGTCTAATATTCCAATGGTTGATTCTCCATCAACTGTTGATGAATTAGTAAATGGAAAAATGGTTGAAGTAGATAGTGATAATGGAAAGATAGTTATCTTATAAATTAGATTATGGGACTTGATTTTATGACTTCTTTATACATTAAAAATGTGAACATTATAAATCCTTTTGATGAAGAGCCTCTTGATGAGAGACATATTTTAATCAAAGATGGCAAAATAGAGTCTTTAGATAAAGAAGAATCTACATTATATGCCAATCATATTGTTATAGATGGTGAAGATAATTATCTTTTGCCGGGGTTTATAGACTCCCATGCTCATATTATGGCAAATGGATTTCATAAAGAAGATACTATGAAAAATCCACTTGCATTACACTTTTATAATGCTGTAAATAATATGAAAGCAACAATTGATGCAGGTGTTACTACAGTTAGAGATTGTGGATTGGCAGATATTGGAGTTAAAATAGCTCAAAAGGAGAAAATTTTCCCAGCTCCACGATTAAATATTTCAGTTAAACCATTAACTATCACTGGAGGACATTTTGATTTTTACTTAAATTCTGGTTTTGATATGGAGTTATCTTATCCAGGACTTCCTATTGGTACCTGTGATGGTGTAGAAGAGATTTTAAAAAAAACCCGTGAAGTTATAAGGGCCCGTGCTGATTTTATTAAAATTATGGCAAGTGGAGGTATTCTATCTCCCAATACATCTCCAGAATTTTCACAATTTAATACTAAAGAGTTAAAAACTATTGTTGATGAGGCAAAAAATTATAATTTAAAAGTTGTTGCTCACTGTCATAGTTTAGAGGCAATTGAAAAATCTGCTAAAGCAGGTATAAGATCTATTGAACATGGCACATTTATTGACAAGAAGACCTCACACCTACTTTCTAAAAAAAGGATATATCTTACTCCTACTTTAATTGTTCATCAAACTCTTATTAAAGAAGGATTTCCTGTCTGGGATAATTTTGCAGAGGACAAACTTAAAAAATTAAAGGAAGTTGTTAAAATCCAAAAAGAAAACATCGAAATTGCATATCAGGAAGGAGTTAAATTCTTAATGGGTTCTGACTGTGGGGTAATCAGTCATGGTAAAAACCTTGGTGAACTTAAACAATTGGTAGATGTTGGATTAAGCCCTCTTGAAGCTATTCAAGCAGGAACCATTGAGGGAGCTAGATTCTTTAATCAAGAAAATCAATTAGGTTCTATTGAACTAGGTAAAATAGCTGATATGGTTTTAGTTAAAGAAAATCCCATTGATAAGATTGAATCTTTAGCTGATAATGATAATATTTTAGCTGTGGTTCAAGATGGAAAATTACTTAAAAATAATCCTATTTTTTAATTTATTTTAATTTATTTTAATTTATTTTAATTCATTTTAATTTATTTTAATTTATTTTAATTCATTTTAATTCATTTTAATTCATTTTAATTTATTTTATTTAAATAATTGTTAGAATTAGTTTTTAGGTCTAGTTTATTTAGATAAGGTTTTAAAATTAGTTCATTGATTTTATAAAAATTTAAATTTTATTTAAAAAATAAATAGGTACTGAATTTTTATCCCTTTAAAATCCCATGTGTTTTGTCTAAAATACAACTAAAAAGAAGACCTAATGTGGTATTGCAGATTTCATAAGTTTTCCGTACCTACATCTTATACTATTCTTCATTATTTTTACTAAGTAATCTTTCTGAGTTCTTTTAGGCATACCAAAACTTTATATGGGATGTTAGGTATATCATTAATAAAAATATATGATAAGAAATTTATTAAAAACACTAAAGATATTAAAAATATTAAAATTTTTATAAATCTTTTTATTATATAAGAACAAATATAATACTAAATTTAAAAATTAAAAATTTTTATGGTGAAAATATGGCAGAAAAAGAATTAAATGTTGTAGGTATGCACTGTCCTTCATGTGTAATGGCTGTTGAACTTTCTATGAAAGATTTAGATGGTGTAGAAGAGGCTAAAGCTGAATTAGACACTAGCTCTGTAAAAGTGGACTATGATTCTGAAAAAGTCACTGATGCAGATTTAATTGCTGCTGTTAAAGAAGCAGGATTTGATGTGGAATAAGTAAAGTAGTTATTTTTTAGCTATTTTTTCTTATTTTTATTCATTTTTATGATTAATATTATTTCAAATTACTATTTTTTAATTTTTATTATTTCAAATTTTAAAAATTAATTAATATTTTCTAATATATAAATTAATTCGTATAATGAAGAAGTATTTTAAAAATATAAAATATTCAATTAATTAATTACTTAATTTAATGATTAAGGAGGGATTATATGGCAAAGGAAAAAGAATTAAGCATTCCTGTAGATGGCATGCATTGTTCTTCATGTTCACTTCTTGTTGAAAAATCTCTTGCTAAACTTGATGAAGTGGAATCTATCAACGTAGACTTAAACACTAATAAAGCTAATATGGTTCTCAATGATAATGTTTCTCCTGATATAATTGATGAAGCTGTGGAATCTGTAGGTTTTACAGTGCCAAAAGATGAAGTTGTTATTCAGATTGATGGTATGCACTGTGCTTCATGTGTTAATAATGTAGAAAAATTCTTACCTCGTGTTGAGGGGGTTGTAGAAGCAAATGCTAATTTATCTAATCAAAAGGTTACTATAAAATATTATAGGGATATCTTAAATCTTAAAGAGATTCAAAAAACCATTGAAATGTTAGGATTTGAATATATTGGCCTTGATGGAGAATTAGACATAATGGATGAAGAAGAAAGATATCAAAAAGATCTTCGCGGAAAATTATATAGAATTATTGTTGGTTTGGTATTTGCAGCAATATTAATGCTTATAATGCATTTTCACTATACAATTCCTCCATTAACTCTAGGTCAATTATCATTAATAATAGCTATTTTCCCATTCTATTATGTAAGTTATCCAATTTTAAAAGCAGGTTGGAATTCATTTAAACATAAGAACTTAGATATGGATGTAATGTATTCTATGGGTATTCTTGTAGCATTTGTCTCTAGTGTATTAGGTACATTTAACATTGTTTTAGATTCAAGTTTTATGTTTTATGAATCTGCAGTTATGTTGCCTTCATTTTTAACAATAGGCCGTTATCTTGAAGCAAGAGCTAAAAGAAAAACCTCTTCATCTATTAAAGAGCTTATTGGTCTTCAACCTAAAACAGCTACTCTTATAACAACAGATTCTGATGGAAATACTGTCGAAAAAGAAATTGATATAGAAGAGATTAATATTGGTGATATTTTACTTGTAAAACCTGGTGAAAAAATACCTGCAGACTCTATTGTAGTTGAAGGTGAAAGTTATGTTGATGAAGCTATGATTACTGGAGAACCAGTACCGAAACTTAAAAAAGCAGGAATTGATCTATTTTCAGGTACTATTAACCAAGATGGTGCTTTAAAGATTGAAGCACAAAAAATTGGTTCTGAAACAGTTTTATCACAAATTATTGAACTTGTAGAAAAAGCACAAGGTACTAAACCTCCTGTACAAAGATTAGCTAATAAGATTGTTAGTTGGTTTATACCTGTAATTCTTACGATAGCTATTATTGTGTTCTGCTTATGGTACTTTGTAGCAGGTGCTGGCTTATTATTTGCTCTCACTTGTCTTATTTCAGTTTTGGTAGTTGCATGTCCATGTTCACTTGGCCTAGCTACTCCAACTGCTGTAACTGTAGGTGTTGGAAGAGCAGCTGAATATGGTATTTTAATTAAAAATGGTGAAACTTTAGAAAGTTCTCAAGATGTTGATGTTGTAGTATTTGATAAAACAGGTACAATTACTGAAGGTAAACCGGAGGTAGAGGATATTGAAACCTTTGATATGGAAGAAAGTAAATTCCTTCAAATATTATCAACTGTAGAGAATAATTCAAATCACCCAATTGCTAAATCTATATTAAATAGATTTAAGTTAGATAATATTCAATTAAGAAGTGAAGGTAGGGAAGATTTATCTTTACTTGATCTTGATGACTTTGAAAATCTTACAGGTAAGGGTTTAAAAGCAAATGTAACTATTGATGGAGAAATAAAACCAGTTTTAGCAGGAAACCTTAAACTTATGGAGGCAGAAGGTGTCTTTGTAAGTGAAGAAGTTTTAAATAAGTTTGATACTTTTGTAAGCCAAGCTAAAACAACTATTGTAATGGCTGTTAATGGTGAAATTAAAGGAATCATTACTTTAATGGATAAAATTAAATCCAATTCAAAACACACTATTGATGCTTTAGATGAAATGGGCATTGAGACTTATATGCTTACAGGAGATAATGAAAAAACTGCAAGTACTGTAGCAAATTCTGTTGGTATTGATAATGTGATGGCAAATGTATTACCTAATGATAAACTTGATAAGGTTAGCCAACTTCAAAAAGAAGGTAAAAGAGTCTTATTCGTTGGAGATGGAATTAATGATGCTCCTGCACTTTCCCAAGCAGATGTTGGTGTAGCTATGGGTAATGGTACTGATATTGCTATGGAAAGTGGAGATATTGTAGTTATGGAAGGAGACCTTGAGAATGTGGTTGCCTCTATTCAATTCTCTCAAAAAGTCATGACAAGGATTAAAGAAAATCTTTTCTGGGCCTTTGCATATAATATGTTACTTGTTCCAGCAGCTGCAGGTTTACTTTTCTTATTGTTTGATATAGTTTTCCGTCCAGAATGGGCAGGACTAGCTATGGCATTAAGTTCAGTTACAGTTATTAGTTTGTCCTTACTCTTAAAACGTTACATACCACCGATTAAAAGGCAAAGCAATTAATAATTCTATTGTTTAATTGAAGTTTAATTTAATTAAAATTATAGAATTTCTTTTTATTTTTTATTTTTTATAATTTTTTTAAGCTTTGAAAATTTTTATTTTTTATAATTTTTTTTTTTTTAAGATTTGCAATTTTTTATTTTATTTTTTATAACTTTTCTAAAATTGCAATGTTTTTATCATGCTTTCTTTATTTTATTTTTTAATAGTATTTTTACTAATTCTAACTTTTGTTCAAAGGTTTCTACTCCTAGCTTAATTGCTAGTAAAACAGGAATTATTTCTAATCTTCCTATCCACATTAAAAATATTAATAATATTTTAGGAACTGTATCTAAACTTCCATTTATTATACCTGTACTTAATCCAACATTACCTATTGTAGATGTAACATCAAATAATGCATTAATTGGATTATTTGTATAATAAGTCATTATAATCCAAGATATTATTAAAAACATTAAATAAACTGAAATATATAATGTAGATTCTTTCATCTCTCTTTCATTAATTGATTTTCCAGCTATTTTAGTTTTTACAACCCTTCCTTCAGGGGATATTAAGTTTGTCACGGTAAGATGTATACTTTTTAAAAAGGTAATTATCCTAATAATTTTTACAGCACCTACTGTTGATCCTGAAGAACCTCCCATCACCATTAATACTATTATTAATATTAATGCTGTAGGTGCCCAAGAAGCTAATTCAGTTGGGCTTGCTATATTTGCTCCTGTTGTTGTTATTGCAGAAACTATATGGAATATTACATTCATTGGAGCAATATGGGTTAATAGTGCAATAAATATTCCACTAATTATAATGGCTATAATCATGAATTGGAATTGTATATCTTTTAATATAGCATTTCCCTTTGTTTTAATCATTTTGTAATGAACTGTAAAGCTTGTAGCACCTAATATCATTAAGAAGATTGTAATTAAATAAATTATATTATTGTTGTAATATCCGATATTTGCATTTTTTATTGACATTCCACCAGTAGATATTGTAGTGAATGTCAGATTTACAGAATCAAAAATTGGCAACCCTGCTAGAATATATAAAAGGATACCTATTGCAGTATAAATAATATATATTTCTATGGTTTTTTTAAGTGTATTTTTTATGTTGGGCTTTATTTTATCTTCCCTTGCCTCAGATCTATATAATTTATATGCGGAAGTTCCAGGCTTTATAACTATGCTTATAAAAATAATTACTACTCCTAATCCACCAATCCATTGTTCTAAACTTCTTAAAAATAGAATTGACATTGGCAAAGATTCCACATCATTAAAAATGGTTAATCCACTTCCTGTCCATGCAGAAACATTTTCAAAAAAAGCATCTAAAAATGATATATCCAAGATGAGTACCATTATAATCGCTGCTACAAATCCTGCCCATAGCCAAGCGATACTAGATATAATCATTCCGTGTTTAAATTTAAGCCTATCGTATTTTCTAAATTTAAAGACAAATAAAAAACCTAATCCAAATGAAACTATACATGGAATTAATCCAATAGGATAATTATATTCACTATAAATTAAATCTACAATTATAGGTATGGATAGTATGATTCCTATCCCTTCCATAATATATCCGAGATAATGTAGAATGATTTTTATATCCTGTTTTGATAAATAGTTTATCATCATATTATTGCCTTTTTTAGATAAATTAGATCATTTAGTTTTTTTAGTTAATTCAAGATGAAAATTACTTATTTTTTTAATTGATAATTAAGTAAATGTTAATTATTATTAATTAACTATATAAAAACTATTTTTTAATATTTTAAATAATATTTATACATTTATTTAATAATTATATAAATTTTTTTATTTTATTAACCTAAAATTATTGTTTTTCTTTATTTTTTATTATTTTTAAAAAACATTTTCAACACTTTTTAACTATCATGTACATTTATATACAACAAAGATTTAAATAGTACATTATACAATAAAAGTATAGTAATTAGATTAACTAACTTATTCATTTTTAATTTCAAATCTTTTATTTATTATCTAGTTTAATAAAATAGGATTATTATTTAAAAAACTCAAATCTTTTATTTATTATCTAGTTTAATAAAATAGGATTATTATTTAAAAAAATTATCTAGTTTAATAAAATAGGATTATTATTTAAAAAACTCAAATTTATCTAATTCAATTAACAAAAGGAGAAAAGATATGTTTTACCCTAAGATTGAAGATGTAAAAGAAATAGCTAAGGATAAATCTTATAAAAGGATTCCAATTAGCTTTGAAATATTTTCAGATAAAAGAACTTCAATTGAAGTTTTAAGAAGGCTTAAAATTCTAAGTAATCATTGTTATATGCTTGAAAGTGTTGAAGATTCTAAAAATTGGGGTAGATACAGCTTCTTAGGTTTTAATCCTATTCTTGAACTTACTTGCCAAGATGAAACTCTTATAATAAAGGGAAAGTCAAGTTTTAGTGATTGTGAAATTGAAGATGAGAATGAAAAATGTTTTTGTGTCAAAACTAATAATCCTGGAGAATATATTCGCCAAATTATCAATGAAAATAAATCTGTAAAATTAGATAATTTACCTCCATTTTCTGGAGGTCTTGTAGGATATTTTTCATATGATTATATTAAATATAGTGAAGCTTCTTTAGTTTTAGATGCAGAAAATCAAGATGCATTTAAAGATGTTGATTTAATGCTTTTTGATAAAGTGATTGCCTTTGATAATTTTAAACAAAAAATAGTTGTAATTGTTAATATGGAAATTAATGGTGAAAATGATAAAGACAATGTGAATAAAGAAAATTCTAAATCGATTGAAGAAAGCTATGAAGATGCCTGTAGATCAATTTCTGATATAATTG
Coding sequences within:
- a CDS encoding TrkH family potassium uptake protein — protein: MMINYLSKQDIKIILHYLGYIMEGIGIILSIPIIVDLIYSEYNYPIGLIPCIVSFGLGFLFVFKFRKYDRLKFKHGMIISSIAWLWAGFVAAIIMVLILDISFLDAFFENVSAWTGSGLTIFNDVESLPMSILFLRSLEQWIGGLGVVIIFISIVIKPGTSAYKLYRSEAREDKIKPNIKNTLKKTIEIYIIYTAIGILLYILAGLPIFDSVNLTFTTISTGGMSIKNANIGYYNNNIIYLITIFLMILGATSFTVHYKMIKTKGNAILKDIQFQFMIIAIIISGIFIALLTHIAPMNVIFHIVSAITTTGANIASPTELASWAPTALILIIVLMVMGGSSGSTVGAVKIIRIITFLKSIHLTVTNLISPEGRVVKTKIAGKSINEREMKESTLYISVYLMFLIISWIIMTYYTNNPINALFDVTSTIGNVGLSTGIINGSLDTVPKILLIFLMWIGRLEIIPVLLAIKLGVETFEQKLELVKILLKNKIKKA
- a CDS encoding heavy metal translocating P-type ATPase, with the protein product MAKEKELSIPVDGMHCSSCSLLVEKSLAKLDEVESINVDLNTNKANMVLNDNVSPDIIDEAVESVGFTVPKDEVVIQIDGMHCASCVNNVEKFLPRVEGVVEANANLSNQKVTIKYYRDILNLKEIQKTIEMLGFEYIGLDGELDIMDEEERYQKDLRGKLYRIIVGLVFAAILMLIMHFHYTIPPLTLGQLSLIIAIFPFYYVSYPILKAGWNSFKHKNLDMDVMYSMGILVAFVSSVLGTFNIVLDSSFMFYESAVMLPSFLTIGRYLEARAKRKTSSSIKELIGLQPKTATLITTDSDGNTVEKEIDIEEINIGDILLVKPGEKIPADSIVVEGESYVDEAMITGEPVPKLKKAGIDLFSGTINQDGALKIEAQKIGSETVLSQIIELVEKAQGTKPPVQRLANKIVSWFIPVILTIAIIVFCLWYFVAGAGLLFALTCLISVLVVACPCSLGLATPTAVTVGVGRAAEYGILIKNGETLESSQDVDVVVFDKTGTITEGKPEVEDIETFDMEESKFLQILSTVENNSNHPIAKSILNRFKLDNIQLRSEGREDLSLLDLDDFENLTGKGLKANVTIDGEIKPVLAGNLKLMEAEGVFVSEEVLNKFDTFVSQAKTTIVMAVNGEIKGIITLMDKIKSNSKHTIDALDEMGIETYMLTGDNEKTASTVANSVGIDNVMANVLPNDKLDKVSQLQKEGKRVLFVGDGINDAPALSQADVGVAMGNGTDIAMESGDIVVMEGDLENVVASIQFSQKVMTRIKENLFWAFAYNMLLVPAAAGLLFLLFDIVFRPEWAGLAMALSSVTVISLSLLLKRYIPPIKRQSN
- a CDS encoding metal-dependent hydrolase family protein, with amino-acid sequence MTSLYIKNVNIINPFDEEPLDERHILIKDGKIESLDKEESTLYANHIVIDGEDNYLLPGFIDSHAHIMANGFHKEDTMKNPLALHFYNAVNNMKATIDAGVTTVRDCGLADIGVKIAQKEKIFPAPRLNISVKPLTITGGHFDFYLNSGFDMELSYPGLPIGTCDGVEEILKKTREVIRARADFIKIMASGGILSPNTSPEFSQFNTKELKTIVDEAKNYNLKVVAHCHSLEAIEKSAKAGIRSIEHGTFIDKKTSHLLSKKRIYLTPTLIVHQTLIKEGFPVWDNFAEDKLKKLKEVVKIQKENIEIAYQEGVKFLMGSDCGVISHGKNLGELKQLVDVGLSPLEAIQAGTIEGARFFNQENQLGSIELGKIADMVLVKENPIDKIESLADNDNILAVVQDGKLLKNNPIF
- a CDS encoding DUF126 domain-containing protein, with amino-acid sequence MIECRNISKGKAEGELIVSSEAISFLGGVDPETGLVIDSNHELKGQSIKDKVLFIPGGKGSTVGSYVIFQMMKNNTAPRAIICLKAEPIIATGAIMSNIPMVDSPSTVDELVNGKMVEVDSDNGKIVIL
- a CDS encoding heavy-metal-associated domain-containing protein, with the protein product MAEKELNVVGMHCPSCVMAVELSMKDLDGVEEAKAELDTSSVKVDYDSEKVTDADLIAAVKEAGFDVE